From the genome of Acidobacteriota bacterium, one region includes:
- the tuf gene encoding elongation factor Tu (EF-Tu; promotes GTP-dependent binding of aminoacyl-tRNA to the A-site of ribosomes during protein biosynthesis; when the tRNA anticodon matches the mRNA codon, GTP hydrolysis results; the inactive EF-Tu-GDP leaves the ribosome and release of GDP is promoted by elongation factor Ts; many prokaryotes have two copies of the gene encoding EF-Tu) yields the protein MAKEKFDRSKPHLNIGTIGHIDHGKTTLTAAITKVLSKHDPKILFRS from the coding sequence ATGGCGAAGGAGAAATTTGACCGATCGAAACCGCATTTAAATATCGGGACGATTGGGCACATTGATCACGGGAAGACGACGTTGACGGCGGCGATCACGAAGGTGCTGAGTAAGCACGATCCGAAGATTCTGTTTCGGTCGTT